One region of Neisseria mucosa genomic DNA includes:
- the ftsA gene encoding cell division protein FtsA, protein MEQQGKYISALDIGTSKVIALIGEVQDDNEIHIVGLGQAPSRGLKAGMVTNIDATAQAIQQAVNEAELMADTKISHVTTGIAGNHIRSLNSQGVVKIKDGEVSQADIDRAIETAKAINIPPDHNILHTVVQEYIIDNQPGVKEPIGMSGVRLDTRVHIITGANTALQNIQKCIHRCGLQMDQIMLQPLASGQAVLTEDEKDLGVCVIDIGGGTTDIAVYTNGAIRHTAVIPVAGDLITKDLAQALRTPHSAAEYIKIHYGVAIPDMDGLDEMVEVPSVGDRQPRQISRRVLASVIGPRVEEILELTLNELRRSGFPEEVLTSGIVLTGGASMLTGIVELAEEVFGLPARIGVPQEMGGVSERIRNPRYSTAIGLLQAARGEEDGAPVTGAIVVHDQAEKISLWARLMKFVKDNF, encoded by the coding sequence ATGGAACAACAAGGTAAATATATCAGTGCCCTCGATATCGGCACATCCAAAGTCATCGCCCTGATTGGCGAAGTACAAGACGACAACGAAATCCACATCGTCGGACTCGGACAGGCACCGTCTCGCGGCCTTAAAGCAGGCATGGTAACCAACATTGACGCGACGGCCCAAGCCATTCAGCAGGCAGTCAATGAAGCCGAATTGATGGCGGACACCAAAATCAGCCACGTTACGACCGGTATCGCGGGTAACCATATCCGCAGCTTGAATTCGCAAGGGGTTGTCAAAATCAAAGACGGCGAAGTTTCGCAAGCCGACATCGACCGCGCCATCGAAACCGCCAAAGCCATCAACATCCCGCCGGATCACAATATCCTGCATACCGTGGTGCAAGAATACATCATCGACAACCAGCCCGGCGTCAAAGAGCCTATCGGTATGAGCGGCGTCCGACTCGATACCCGCGTACATATCATTACCGGTGCCAATACCGCCCTGCAAAACATCCAAAAATGTATCCATCGTTGCGGTTTGCAAATGGACCAAATCATGCTTCAGCCTTTAGCGAGCGGTCAGGCTGTTTTGACTGAAGACGAAAAAGATTTGGGCGTATGCGTCATCGACATCGGCGGCGGTACGACCGATATTGCCGTTTATACCAACGGCGCCATCCGCCATACTGCAGTGATTCCCGTGGCGGGCGATTTGATTACCAAAGATTTGGCACAAGCACTGCGCACCCCGCACAGCGCTGCCGAATACATCAAAATCCACTACGGCGTAGCGATTCCCGATATGGACGGCTTGGACGAAATGGTCGAAGTTCCCAGCGTCGGCGACCGCCAACCCCGCCAGATTTCCCGCCGCGTTTTGGCAAGCGTCATCGGTCCGCGCGTCGAAGAAATCTTAGAGCTGACCCTTAACGAATTGCGCCGTTCCGGCTTCCCTGAAGAAGTTCTCACATCAGGCATCGTTCTGACTGGCGGCGCATCTATGCTGACCGGCATCGTTGAGCTTGCCGAAGAAGTGTTCGGCCTGCCTGCACGCATCGGCGTACCTCAGGAAATGGGCGGCGTATCCGAACGAATCCGCAATCCGCGCTACTCAACCGCCATCGGTCTTTTGCAGGCGGCAAGGGGAGAGGAGGACGGCGCACCGGTGACCGGCGCTATCGTAGTTCATGACCAGGCTGAAAAAATCAGTTTGTGGGCAAGATTGATGAAATTCGTTAAAGACAATTTCTGA
- a CDS encoding cell division protein FtsQ/DivIB, protein MWDDASALGRLTRWLLLLMALLLIGTCIAWLYNSNHFPVKQVSIQGKLTYSDGKELQRAAQQHTHSNIFRADLDGIQAAFQKLPWVDSAMVRRRFPDTVEIHLTERVPVAHWRSGGLVDSKGNVFDAQLKAKLPIFEGQPGTGKDMVKHYEEFSGILRRQNLAIKELIYTPRSAWLVVLDNGITVRLGRENEIKRLQLFAEIWPTLLRKNQNRLSYVDMRYKDGFSVRYTSETPSENVSDD, encoded by the coding sequence ATGTGGGATGACGCAAGCGCACTGGGTCGGCTGACCCGCTGGCTGTTGCTGCTGATGGCATTGCTGCTCATCGGCACCTGCATAGCCTGGCTATACAACTCCAATCATTTTCCCGTCAAACAAGTGTCCATACAGGGCAAACTGACCTATTCGGACGGGAAGGAACTTCAGCGCGCCGCTCAACAGCACACGCACAGCAATATTTTCCGTGCCGATTTGGACGGTATTCAGGCAGCCTTTCAAAAGCTGCCGTGGGTGGATTCCGCCATGGTGCGCCGCCGCTTCCCCGATACCGTCGAAATCCATTTGACCGAGCGTGTGCCTGTCGCCCATTGGCGCAGCGGCGGTTTGGTCGATTCCAAAGGCAATGTGTTTGACGCCCAGCTCAAAGCCAAGCTGCCAATCTTTGAAGGACAGCCGGGTACGGGCAAAGACATGGTCAAACACTACGAAGAATTTTCCGGCATCCTCCGCCGGCAAAATCTGGCGATTAAAGAACTGATTTATACGCCGCGCTCCGCCTGGTTGGTGGTCTTGGACAACGGGATTACCGTCAGACTGGGAAGGGAAAACGAAATCAAACGCTTACAGCTTTTCGCTGAAATTTGGCCGACGCTGTTGCGTAAAAATCAAAATCGGTTATCCTACGTTGATATGCGGTATAAAGACGGATTTTCCGTGCGTTACACATCAGAGACGCCATCTGAAAATGTTTCAGACGACTAA
- a CDS encoding D-alanine--D-alanine ligase yields the protein MQNLGKVAVLMGGFSSEREISLDSGSAILNALKSKGIDAHAFDPKETPLAELKTQGFQTAFNILHGTYGEDGAVQGALELLGIPYTGSGVAASAIGMDKYRCKLIWQALGLPVPEFAVLHEDSDFDAVEQQLGLPMFVKPAAEGSSVGVVKVKEKGRLKSVYEELKHLQGEIIAERFIGGGEYSCPVLNGKGLPSIHIIPATEFYDYEAKYNRDDTVYQCPSEDLSEAEENLMRSLAVRGAQAIGADGCVRVDFLKDTDGKLYLLEINTLPGMTSHSLVPKSAAHTGVDFADLCIEILKTAHVG from the coding sequence ATGCAGAATTTGGGCAAAGTAGCCGTATTGATGGGCGGCTTTTCCAGCGAACGCGAAATTTCGCTGGATAGCGGTTCCGCCATTTTGAATGCCTTAAAAAGCAAAGGCATAGACGCACACGCCTTCGACCCTAAAGAAACGCCCTTGGCGGAATTGAAAACCCAAGGTTTCCAAACTGCTTTCAATATCCTCCACGGTACTTACGGCGAAGACGGTGCCGTTCAGGGTGCGTTGGAATTGTTGGGCATTCCTTATACCGGCAGCGGTGTCGCCGCTTCAGCCATCGGCATGGACAAATACCGCTGCAAACTGATTTGGCAAGCTTTGGGGCTGCCCGTTCCCGAGTTTGCCGTTTTGCACGAAGATTCCGATTTCGATGCCGTCGAACAGCAACTCGGCTTGCCCATGTTCGTTAAACCGGCAGCCGAAGGCAGTAGCGTCGGTGTTGTGAAAGTCAAAGAAAAAGGTCGTCTGAAAAGCGTTTACGAAGAATTGAAACACCTTCAAGGCGAAATCATTGCCGAGCGATTTATCGGTGGCGGCGAATATTCCTGCCCCGTCTTGAACGGCAAAGGCCTGCCCAGCATACACATCATCCCCGCGACCGAGTTTTACGACTACGAAGCCAAATACAACCGTGACGACACTGTTTATCAATGTCCGTCCGAAGACTTGAGCGAGGCTGAAGAAAACCTGATGCGTTCCCTGGCAGTCCGCGGGGCGCAGGCAATCGGGGCAGATGGGTGTGTGCGCGTCGATTTCCTCAAAGATACCGACGGTAAGCTGTACCTCTTGGAAATCAACACGCTGCCCGGCATGACGAGCCACAGTTTAGTACCGAAATCTGCCGCCCATACCGGCGTGGATTTTGCCGATTTATGCATTGAAATTCTGAAAACCGCACATGTGGGATGA
- a CDS encoding UDP-N-acetylmuramate--L-alanine ligase has protein sequence MKNRVTNIHFVGIGGVGMSGIAEVLHNLGFKVSGSDQARNAVTEHLSSLGIQVYPGHTAEHVNGADVVVTSTAVKKDNPEVVAALEQQIPVIPRALMLAELMRFRDGIAIAGTHGKTTTTSLTASILGAAGLDPTFVIGGKLNAAGTNARLGKGEYIVAEADESDASFLHLTPIMSVVTNIDEDHMDTYGHSVEKLHQAFVDFIHRMPFYGKAFLCIDSEHVRAILPKVSKPYATYGLDDAADIYATDIESVGAQMKFTVHVQMKGHEQAPFEVVLNMPGRHNVLNALAAIGVALEVGASVEAIQRGLLGFEGVGRRFQKYGDIKLPNGGTALLVDDYGHHPVEMAATLSAARGAYPEKRLVLAFQPHRYTRTRDLFEDFTKVLNTVDALVLTEVYAAGEEPIAAADSRALARAIRVLGKLEPIYCENVADLPEMLLNVLQDGDIVLNMGAGSINRVPAAMLELSKKPEAEILS, from the coding sequence ATGAAAAATCGAGTCACCAACATCCATTTTGTCGGTATCGGCGGCGTCGGCATGAGCGGTATTGCCGAAGTCTTACACAATTTGGGCTTTAAAGTTTCCGGTTCGGATCAGGCGAGAAATGCGGTGACCGAGCATTTGAGCAGCTTGGGTATTCAAGTTTATCCCGGTCATACCGCCGAACATGTTAACGGTGCGGATGTTGTCGTAACCTCTACCGCCGTCAAAAAAGACAATCCCGAAGTCGTCGCTGCTCTGGAGCAGCAAATCCCCGTCATTCCGCGCGCCCTGATGCTGGCGGAACTGATGCGCTTCCGTGACGGCATCGCCATTGCCGGTACGCACGGCAAAACCACGACCACCAGCCTGACTGCGTCCATCCTCGGCGCGGCAGGTCTCGACCCCACTTTCGTTATCGGCGGTAAACTCAATGCCGCAGGTACCAACGCCCGTTTGGGCAAAGGCGAATACATCGTCGCCGAAGCCGACGAGTCCGATGCGTCCTTCCTGCATCTGACTCCGATTATGTCCGTCGTCACCAATATCGACGAAGACCACATGGATACCTACGGACACAGCGTCGAAAAACTGCATCAGGCGTTTGTCGATTTTATCCACCGTATGCCGTTCTACGGCAAAGCGTTTTTGTGTATCGACAGCGAACACGTCCGCGCGATTTTGCCCAAAGTGAGCAAACCCTACGCGACTTACGGCTTGGACGATGCCGCCGATATTTACGCGACCGACATCGAAAGCGTCGGCGCGCAAATGAAGTTTACCGTTCATGTTCAAATGAAAGGACATGAGCAGGCGCCGTTTGAAGTCGTGTTGAACATGCCCGGTAGACACAACGTCCTCAATGCTTTGGCAGCCATCGGCGTGGCGCTGGAAGTCGGCGCATCCGTCGAGGCGATTCAGCGCGGCTTGCTCGGTTTTGAAGGCGTCGGCCGCCGCTTCCAAAAATACGGCGACATCAAGCTGCCCAACGGCGGAACCGCGCTGTTGGTGGACGATTACGGACACCATCCTGTCGAAATGGCGGCAACCCTATCCGCCGCACGCGGCGCGTATCCGGAAAAACGTTTGGTGCTCGCCTTCCAGCCGCACCGATATACCCGCACACGCGATTTGTTCGAAGACTTCACCAAAGTCCTCAATACCGTTGACGCGCTGGTGTTGACCGAAGTTTATGCCGCCGGCGAAGAGCCGATTGCCGCCGCCGACTCCCGCGCCCTTGCCCGCGCCATCCGCGTATTGGGCAAACTCGAGCCGATTTACTGCGAAAACGTCGCCGACTTGCCTGAAATGCTGTTGAACGTTTTACAGGACGGCGACATCGTGTTGAATATGGGTGCGGGCAGCATCAACCGCGTTCCTGCCGCGATGCTGGAGTTGTCGAAAAAGCCTGAGGCGGAAATTTTATCGTGA
- a CDS encoding class I SAM-dependent methyltransferase: MSAKISPETVSVLSSTMLIPLWAKAVEQGRAQPLLRDDEAVRMLDKIDYDFGKFAKAKASQVGCCGRAKLLDDMTRHFIAEHPDAVVVQIGAGLDARYERLGKPRITAWYDLDLPEVIEVRRMLLPESDNHYLGASMFDEAWMNTVAAHGKPVLLVIEGVLMYFEETQVQDFFKQVARCLPHAQLAFDTIPKIYIGQSKRHDALGKMDKPPEFRWAISGTDDIRRLISGVEIIEEAGLSSVCKPRYPWLLRLVYATAWGRCKLDMRLMRIQVPSS; the protein is encoded by the coding sequence ATGTCTGCAAAAATCTCTCCCGAAACCGTTTCCGTCCTGTCCAGTACTATGCTGATTCCCCTGTGGGCAAAGGCCGTAGAGCAGGGTAGGGCGCAGCCGCTTTTGCGTGATGACGAAGCCGTGCGGATGTTGGACAAGATTGACTACGACTTCGGCAAGTTTGCCAAAGCCAAAGCATCGCAGGTCGGCTGTTGCGGTCGGGCGAAGCTGTTGGACGATATGACCCGGCACTTTATCGCCGAACATCCCGATGCCGTCGTCGTGCAAATCGGCGCGGGGCTGGATGCGCGTTACGAACGCTTGGGTAAGCCGCGCATTACCGCCTGGTATGATTTGGATTTGCCGGAAGTGATTGAAGTGCGGCGTATGCTGCTGCCCGAGTCGGACAATCATTATCTGGGCGCGTCCATGTTCGACGAAGCGTGGATGAACACCGTTGCCGCGCACGGAAAACCCGTGTTGCTCGTGATCGAAGGCGTGTTGATGTATTTCGAAGAGACGCAAGTGCAGGACTTTTTCAAACAGGTTGCCCGCTGCCTGCCGCATGCCCAACTTGCCTTCGACACCATTCCCAAAATCTACATCGGACAAAGCAAACGCCACGACGCGCTCGGCAAAATGGACAAGCCGCCCGAGTTCCGCTGGGCGATAAGCGGAACGGACGACATCCGACGCCTGATATCGGGTGTGGAAATCATTGAAGAAGCGGGCTTGAGCAGCGTCTGCAAACCGCGTTATCCGTGGCTCTTGCGCCTTGTATATGCGACCGCGTGGGGACGGTGCAAATTGGATATGCGCTTGATGAGGATACAAGTGCCGTCAAGTTGA
- the murG gene encoding undecaprenyldiphospho-muramoylpentapeptide beta-N-acetylglucosaminyltransferase, whose protein sequence is MGGKTFMLMAGGTGGHIFPALAVADSLRARGHHVIWLGSEGSMEERIVPQYDILLETLAIKGVRGNGIKRKLMLPFTLYKTVREAQRIIRKHRVECVIGFGGFVTFPGGLAAKLCGVPIVIHEQNAVAGLSNRQLSRWAKRVLYAFPKAFSHEGGLVGNPVRADIANLPAPAERFQGREGRLKILVVGGSLGADVLNKTVPQALALLPDDARPQMYHQSGRGKLGSLQADYDALGVKAECVEFITDMVSAYRDADLVICRAGALTIAELTAAGLGALLVPYPYAVDDHQTANARFMVQAEAGLLLPQTQLTAEKLAEILGGLNREKCLKWAENARTLALPHSADDVAEAAIACTA, encoded by the coding sequence ATGGGCGGTAAAACTTTCATGCTGATGGCGGGCGGTACCGGCGGCCATATTTTCCCTGCGCTGGCGGTGGCGGATTCATTGCGCGCGCGCGGCCATCATGTGATTTGGCTGGGCAGCGAAGGCTCGATGGAGGAGCGCATCGTACCGCAATACGACATCCTGCTCGAAACGCTGGCGATTAAAGGCGTGCGCGGCAACGGCATCAAACGCAAGCTGATGCTGCCGTTTACTTTGTATAAAACCGTCCGCGAAGCGCAGCGGATTATCCGGAAACACCGCGTCGAGTGCGTCATCGGTTTCGGCGGCTTCGTTACCTTTCCCGGCGGCTTGGCGGCGAAACTGTGCGGCGTGCCGATTGTGATTCACGAGCAAAACGCCGTGGCAGGTTTGTCCAACCGCCAACTGTCGCGCTGGGCGAAGCGGGTGTTGTACGCTTTTCCGAAAGCGTTCAGCCACGAAGGCGGCCTGGTCGGCAACCCCGTCCGCGCCGATATTGCCAATCTGCCTGCGCCTGCCGAACGCTTCCAAGGGCGTGAAGGTCGTCTGAAAATATTGGTGGTCGGCGGCAGTTTGGGTGCAGACGTTTTGAACAAAACCGTACCGCAGGCTTTGGCTTTGCTGCCCGACGATGCGCGCCCGCAGATGTATCACCAATCGGGTCGGGGCAAGCTGGGCAGCTTGCAGGCGGATTACGACGCGCTGGGCGTGAAAGCCGAATGCGTGGAATTTATTACCGACATGGTGTCCGCCTACCGCGATGCCGACTTGGTGATTTGCCGTGCCGGCGCGCTGACGATTGCCGAGTTGACGGCGGCGGGGTTGGGTGCGCTGCTGGTGCCGTATCCTTACGCTGTCGATGACCATCAAACCGCCAATGCGCGTTTTATGGTGCAGGCAGAAGCAGGATTGTTGTTGCCGCAAACCCAGCTGACAGCGGAAAAACTCGCCGAAATCCTCGGCGGCTTAAACCGCGAAAAATGCCTCAAATGGGCGGAAAACGCCCGCACATTGGCACTGCCGCACAGCGCGGACGATGTAGCGGAAGCCGCCATCGCATGTACGGCATGA
- a CDS encoding amidase, whose product MNFQDYIRYDAVGLAELIRKKEVSADEVLQAALNRLDEVNPKLNLLAHDLRERAAAWQGSSENVDTPLAGVPFLLKDLLADWEGAPTWSGSRMMQHYIAKQNSDLTQAYLDAGLRVFGKTTTPEWGAYAVTETEIYGITRNPWHLDYTAGGSSGGAAAAVASGVVPAAHGSDGGGSIRLPAHNCGVFGLKPTRGRSSYAPNASEAWQGLVCDHVLTRSVRDSAVLLDIAAQTQERALYACPPPPENGFVDSLKLETGRLKIAFWKQTWFGGGNDEGTEAAFAHSLKLMQDAGHELEEATPDFAPPEQLNRAARVIVMGETAKLFYQYQYETGQKLPHRLLEPTTWAMIVQGRQISAGEMAWARDVMLAQERAAKAFFTRYDVLMTPVCPRTTPKIGEMMPPPAAQKAMRLLFGTLRLGFLLKNNPFLEKEAAAALQYVGYTSPLNMSGNPAMSVPLYRHNGLPVGTQFAAAHGREDTLLRLAAQLEQIQPWAEIPQLV is encoded by the coding sequence ATGAATTTTCAAGACTACATCCGTTACGATGCCGTCGGTTTGGCAGAGCTGATCCGCAAAAAAGAAGTGTCCGCCGATGAAGTGTTGCAGGCTGCTTTAAACCGCTTGGACGAAGTCAACCCCAAGCTCAATCTGTTGGCGCACGATTTGCGCGAACGCGCGGCGGCGTGGCAGGGGTCGTCTGAAAATGTCGATACGCCGCTGGCGGGCGTGCCGTTTTTGCTCAAAGACCTGCTGGCGGATTGGGAAGGCGCGCCGACATGGTCGGGTTCGCGCATGATGCAGCATTACATTGCCAAGCAAAACAGCGATTTAACCCAAGCCTATCTCGATGCGGGGCTGCGCGTATTCGGCAAAACCACCACGCCCGAATGGGGCGCGTATGCCGTTACCGAAACCGAAATTTACGGCATCACGCGCAATCCGTGGCATTTGGATTACACCGCAGGCGGCAGCAGCGGAGGTGCGGCGGCGGCAGTGGCTTCGGGCGTCGTCCCCGCAGCGCACGGCAGCGACGGCGGCGGCTCTATCCGCTTACCCGCGCACAACTGCGGCGTGTTCGGGCTGAAACCCACGCGCGGCCGCAGCAGTTACGCGCCGAACGCATCGGAAGCGTGGCAAGGCTTGGTATGCGATCATGTGTTGACCCGCAGCGTACGCGACAGCGCGGTTTTGCTGGACATCGCCGCCCAAACCCAAGAGCGCGCCCTGTATGCCTGCCCGCCGCCGCCCGAAAACGGTTTTGTAGACAGCCTGAAACTAGAAACAGGTCGTCTGAAAATCGCTTTTTGGAAACAGACATGGTTTGGCGGTGGCAACGATGAAGGCACGGAAGCCGCGTTCGCCCATAGTTTGAAACTGATGCAAGATGCGGGACACGAATTGGAAGAAGCCACGCCCGATTTTGCACCGCCCGAACAGCTCAACCGCGCCGCCCGCGTCATCGTTATGGGCGAAACGGCAAAACTGTTCTACCAATATCAATACGAAACCGGACAAAAACTGCCGCACCGCCTGCTTGAGCCGACAACGTGGGCAATGATTGTGCAGGGGCGGCAAATCAGCGCGGGCGAAATGGCTTGGGCGCGCGATGTGATGCTGGCGCAGGAGCGTGCCGCCAAAGCATTTTTTACGCGCTACGACGTGTTGATGACGCCCGTCTGCCCGCGAACCACGCCGAAAATCGGCGAGATGATGCCGCCGCCCGCCGCACAAAAAGCCATGCGCCTGCTGTTCGGCACGCTGCGCTTGGGTTTTCTGTTGAAAAACAACCCGTTTTTGGAAAAAGAAGCCGCCGCCGCGCTGCAATACGTCGGCTATACGTCGCCGCTGAACATGAGCGGCAACCCCGCTATGAGCGTGCCGCTTTACCGGCATAACGGATTGCCCGTCGGCACTCAGTTCGCCGCCGCACACGGGCGCGAAGACACGCTGCTCCGCCTTGCCGCGCAATTGGAACAGATACAGCCGTGGGCGGAAATACCGCAGTTGGTTTAG
- a CDS encoding UDP-N-acetylmuramoyl-L-alanine--D-glutamate ligase, which produces MTFQNKKILVAGLGGTGISMIAYLRKNGAEVAAYDAELKPERVSQIGKMFDGLVFYTGRLKDALDNGFDILALSPGISERQPDIEAFKQNGGRVLGDIELLADIVNRRGDKVIAITGSNGKTTVTSLVGYLCIKCGLDTVIAGNIGTPVLEAELQREGKKADVWVLELSSFQLENTESLRPTAATVLNISEDHLDRYDDLLDYAHTKAKIFRGGGVQVLNSDDVFCRAMKRAGREVKWFSLEHEADFWLERETGRLKQGNEDLIATQDIPLQGLHNAANVMAAVALCEAVGLPREALLEHVKTFQGLPHRVEKIGEKNGVVFIDDSKGTNVGATAAAIAGLQNPLFVILGGMGKGQDFTPLRDALAGKAKGVFLIGVDAPQIRRDLDGCGLNMTDCATLEEAVQTAYAQAEAGDIVLLSPACASFDMFKGYAHRSEVFIEAFKAL; this is translated from the coding sequence ATGACTTTTCAAAACAAAAAAATCCTCGTCGCCGGACTCGGCGGTACGGGCATTTCCATGATTGCCTACCTGCGCAAAAACGGCGCGGAGGTTGCCGCTTATGATGCGGAGCTGAAACCGGAGCGCGTGTCGCAAATCGGTAAGATGTTTGACGGGCTGGTGTTTTACACGGGTCGTCTGAAAGATGCGCTGGACAACGGTTTCGATATTCTGGCGCTCAGTCCAGGCATCAGCGAGCGTCAGCCGGATATTGAGGCGTTCAAGCAAAACGGCGGGCGCGTGTTGGGCGACATCGAATTGCTGGCGGACATTGTAAACCGCCGCGGCGACAAGGTAATCGCGATTACCGGCAGCAACGGCAAAACGACGGTAACGAGCCTGGTCGGCTATCTCTGCATCAAGTGCGGGCTGGATACCGTTATCGCGGGCAATATCGGCACGCCGGTTTTGGAGGCGGAATTGCAGCGCGAAGGCAAAAAGGCGGACGTGTGGGTGTTGGAGCTTTCCAGCTTCCAACTGGAAAACACCGAAAGCCTCCGCCCGACTGCGGCGACGGTGCTGAACATTTCCGAAGACCATCTCGACCGCTACGACGATTTGCTCGACTACGCGCATACCAAAGCCAAGATTTTCCGTGGCGGTGGCGTGCAGGTTTTGAATTCAGACGACGTGTTCTGCCGAGCCATGAAGCGTGCCGGGCGCGAGGTAAAATGGTTTTCGTTGGAACACGAAGCCGATTTTTGGTTGGAACGCGAGACAGGTCGTCTGAAACAAGGCAATGAGGATTTGATTGCCACGCAAGACATCCCGCTGCAAGGCCTGCACAACGCCGCCAACGTTATGGCTGCCGTCGCCTTGTGCGAAGCCGTCGGTTTGCCGCGCGAAGCATTGCTCGAACACGTCAAAACCTTCCAAGGCCTGCCGCACCGCGTGGAAAAAATCGGCGAAAAAAACGGCGTGGTATTCATCGACGACAGCAAAGGCACGAACGTTGGCGCGACCGCCGCCGCGATTGCCGGTTTGCAAAATCCGCTCTTCGTCATTTTGGGCGGCATGGGTAAAGGGCAGGACTTCACGCCCCTGCGCGACGCGCTTGCCGGCAAGGCAAAAGGCGTGTTCCTGATCGGCGTCGATGCGCCGCAAATCCGCCGCGATTTGGACGGCTGCGGTCTGAATATGACCGACTGCGCCACTTTGGAAGAAGCCGTCCAGACGGCATACGCCCAAGCCGAAGCGGGCGATATCGTGCTGCTCAGCCCCGCCTGCGCGAGCTTCGATATGTTTAAAGGCTATGCACACCGTTCGGAAGTGTTTATCGAAGCGTTTAAGGCTTTGTGA